The proteins below come from a single Ignavibacteriales bacterium genomic window:
- a CDS encoding MgtC/SapB family protein: MNSIEWTFQLRFIVALALGLLIGLERESNKSKHKVLILGGIRTFPIISMLGFGCAWLFQLGVTAMLPLGLLSICALASISYFSKIQADHWGVTSEVSALLTFVIGALALLVDIWAAMALGIINTMLLSEKAGLENVVEKLDKSEFTAVLKFLLVTLIILPVLPNKDFTQFELNPSKIWQIVILVSSIGFVGYLLSKFLGLKVGFWLSGLVGGLVSSTAVSIAYGRVAQNSPQKGPNALQATVVASSVMYLRILVLVFIINPLVVYSLWWKLVLLSIIGFGLSLIKTNFAKTVKSSEKDFQQLQNPFELKPAMVFAILFVALTIITKLAKQYIGSQGLLSLSAIVGLSDIDPFILSLIQGAQLDIPLITSAIIIASMSNTIIKGIYFGYFVPSLRLRTAERFGILALAHIPLLFL; encoded by the coding sequence ATGAATTCAATCGAATGGACATTTCAACTAAGATTTATTGTTGCTCTTGCTTTGGGTTTACTAATCGGCTTAGAACGGGAAAGCAACAAAAGTAAGCACAAGGTTTTAATCCTTGGCGGTATTAGAACATTTCCAATAATAAGCATGCTTGGATTTGGCTGCGCATGGCTCTTTCAGTTGGGCGTTACTGCTATGCTTCCACTCGGGTTGTTAAGCATTTGCGCTCTGGCATCTATCTCATATTTTTCAAAAATACAAGCCGATCATTGGGGAGTAACAAGCGAGGTATCGGCTCTTCTAACATTCGTTATAGGCGCGTTAGCTTTGCTGGTTGATATTTGGGCTGCAATGGCATTAGGCATTATTAACACTATGCTTCTTTCGGAAAAAGCGGGATTAGAAAACGTAGTTGAAAAACTTGACAAGTCGGAATTTACTGCCGTTTTGAAATTCCTTCTGGTTACTCTAATAATTCTTCCAGTACTTCCAAATAAAGATTTTACTCAATTCGAACTCAACCCTTCTAAAATCTGGCAGATCGTAATACTTGTGTCATCAATTGGATTTGTTGGTTATCTTCTTTCAAAATTTTTGGGATTGAAAGTTGGATTCTGGCTCTCAGGTTTGGTTGGAGGACTTGTTTCAAGCACCGCGGTTTCAATCGCTTACGGTAGAGTTGCACAAAATAGTCCGCAGAAAGGACCAAATGCTCTTCAAGCTACTGTTGTTGCAAGCAGTGTAATGTATCTTCGCATCCTTGTATTGGTCTTTATAATTAATCCGCTTGTAGTTTATTCTCTTTGGTGGAAACTGGTGCTCTTAAGCATAATTGGGTTTGGTCTTTCATTGATAAAAACAAATTTCGCCAAAACAGTGAAGTCATCAGAAAAAGATTTTCAGCAATTACAAAATCCATTTGAGCTTAAACCGGCGATGGTTTTCGCAATTTTATTTGTTGCGCTTACCATCATTACAAAATTGGCAAAGCAGTATATCGGTTCTCAAGGATTGCTCTCACTTTCCGCAATTGTCGGTCTATCCGATATTGATCCGTTCATTCTTTCTTTGATTCAAGGCGCACAACTTGATATTCCTCTGATCACTTCAGCGATAATAATTGCATCAATGAGTAATACAATTATCAAAGGAATTTATTTCGGTTATTTTGTTCCATCTTTAAGATTAAGAACAGCCGAACGATTCGGCATTCTTGCACTTGCTCATATCCCTTTATTATTTCTTTGA
- a CDS encoding MFS transporter yields the protein MQQPKDNLFKHIFNTTVLVASLGYFVDIYDLILFGIVRVPSLTYLGIKGDQLIKVGVLLLNMQMGGMLIGGIIFGIWGDKKGRLSVLFGSIFIYSIANLLNAFVSSVEVYAILRFVAGVGLAGELGAAVTLVSEVMTKETRGYGTAIVATIGVSGAIFAAIIGEIFSWQTAFIIGGVLGLILLLTRIKMFESGMYKSLESSNVRKGDFLKLFTSRDRFFRYLYCILIGLPIWFVVGILVTFSPEFGKVLGVTEPFKAGNSILFTYSGLIFGDFASGFLSQIIKSRKKVVMIFISLTFLFVLVYLFTSGLTSTMFYGLCVLLGFSIGYWAVFVTTASEQFGTNLRSTVTTTVPNFIRGSVVPITLVFSYLRVSMGMIHAALVVGIISVLIAFFAAYKLEETYGKDLNYLEQI from the coding sequence ATGCAGCAGCCGAAGGATAATCTTTTCAAACATATATTTAACACAACTGTTCTGGTCGCCTCACTCGGGTATTTTGTTGATATCTACGATCTGATCCTTTTTGGAATTGTACGCGTGCCAAGTTTAACTTATCTTGGAATTAAGGGCGATCAATTGATAAAGGTTGGAGTTTTACTTTTAAATATGCAGATGGGCGGAATGCTAATAGGGGGAATAATTTTTGGAATCTGGGGCGATAAAAAAGGAAGGCTCTCGGTTTTGTTCGGATCAATTTTCATTTATTCAATTGCAAATCTACTAAATGCATTTGTTTCATCCGTAGAAGTGTATGCAATTCTAAGGTTTGTTGCCGGAGTTGGTCTTGCGGGTGAACTTGGCGCCGCTGTAACATTGGTCAGCGAAGTAATGACAAAAGAAACACGCGGATATGGAACAGCGATTGTTGCAACTATCGGTGTAAGCGGTGCGATATTCGCCGCGATTATTGGCGAAATATTTAGCTGGCAGACTGCATTTATAATTGGCGGTGTCCTTGGATTAATACTTCTCTTAACACGTATAAAAATGTTCGAGTCGGGAATGTATAAATCGCTCGAATCGTCAAATGTGCGCAAAGGAGATTTTCTAAAATTATTTACTTCTAGAGACCGTTTCTTCCGTTATCTCTATTGTATACTAATCGGCTTGCCAATTTGGTTTGTGGTAGGAATTCTGGTTACCTTCTCGCCGGAATTCGGAAAAGTTTTAGGCGTAACAGAACCATTCAAAGCCGGAAATTCTATTTTATTTACTTATTCCGGATTGATCTTCGGTGATTTTGCAAGCGGATTTTTAAGTCAAATAATCAAGAGCAGAAAAAAGGTTGTGATGATCTTCATCTCTCTAACATTTTTATTTGTTCTGGTTTATCTGTTCACAAGCGGCTTGACATCAACGATGTTTTATGGTTTGTGTGTTTTGCTTGGATTCTCGATCGGCTACTGGGCAGTGTTTGTTACAACTGCTTCCGAACAATTTGGAACTAATTTAAGATCGACTGTTACAACAACTGTCCCAAATTTTATTCGAGGTTCTGTTGTTCCGATTACACTCGTATTTTCCTACCTCAGAGTTTCGATGGGAATGATCCACGCTGCATTAGTTGTAGGAATTATTTCGGTTCTGATAGCATTTTTTGCAGCTTATAAATTGGAAGAGACTTACGGAAAAGATTTGAATTACCTTGAACAAATTTGA
- a CDS encoding DedA family protein codes for MEYLIDLFLHLDKHLNEIILQYGAVTYVILFLVIFAETGFVFTPFLPGDSLLFAAGTFAAIGSFNIHLLFLILSLAAIIGDSVNYWLGHYVGVKLFEKSNRFLKKKYFDRTHKFYEKHGGKTIILARFIPIIRTFAPFVAGVGAMTYSKFIAFNIIGGILWCGLFIYGGYFFGNLSFVKNNFSFVIIAIILISTLPIFVEFIRFRLSKNNTDLE; via the coding sequence ATGGAATATCTAATCGACCTCTTTCTTCATCTTGACAAACATCTTAATGAAATAATTCTTCAGTATGGCGCGGTTACCTATGTTATACTCTTCCTCGTAATCTTTGCAGAGACGGGATTTGTATTCACGCCTTTTCTTCCCGGCGATTCACTTCTTTTTGCAGCAGGTACATTTGCCGCAATAGGATCATTCAATATTCATCTTCTTTTTCTGATCCTTTCTCTTGCAGCCATCATTGGAGATTCGGTTAATTATTGGCTCGGCCATTACGTCGGCGTGAAGTTATTTGAAAAGAGTAACCGCTTTCTGAAAAAAAAATATTTTGACCGTACACATAAATTTTACGAGAAGCATGGCGGTAAAACAATAATACTCGCTCGTTTTATTCCCATCATAAGAACCTTTGCGCCTTTTGTTGCGGGTGTCGGCGCTATGACGTACTCCAAGTTCATTGCTTTTAATATAATCGGAGGAATTCTTTGGTGTGGATTATTTATTTACGGCGGATATTTTTTCGGGAATTTATCGTTCGTAAAAAACAATTTCTCTTTCGTTATAATTGCAATAATCCTTATTTCAACACTCCCAATATTTGTTGAATTTATAAGGTTTCGCTTATCGAAAAATAATACAGATCTTGAATGA
- a CDS encoding amino acid permease, which yields MRMPCLLQGIFLWLLIARRIKFQSKYQGGDMTGETTQEFKRELGLFDSTMIVIGSMIGSGIFIVSADISRTVGSSGLLLLVWLITGVITIIGALSYGELAAMMPHAGGQYVYLRESYNPLIGFLYGWTLFLVIQTGTIAAVAVAFAKFTAVIFPWFSSTNILFAPLGLKIHAGQILAIASIIVLTYINIRGLHQAKIVQGLFTTAKTLALFGLILLGLFIGSNSQAISANFSNIWQGKWIHLVDGKIGWVESLTGFSIIAAIGVAMVGSIFSSVAWENITFTASEIKNPKRNIPLSLFFGTLIVITLYCLANVAYLVVLPLVGNPAGKDVMSMGIQFAAEDRVGTAAANLIFGEPAAIIMALLIMVSTFGCNNGLILAGARVYYAMAKDKLFFKSTGTLNKNSVPSKALIIQGVWASLLCLSGSYSQLLDYVVFAVLIFYILTVVGIFILRKKQPNAERPYKAFGYPVLPILYIFLAASVAVILLLYKPEYTWPGLIIVLLGIPVFYGWNYFQKRYAK from the coding sequence ATGAGAATGCCTTGCTTGCTGCAAGGCATTTTTTTGTGGCTCTTGATTGCGCGAAGAATTAAATTCCAATCAAAATATCAAGGCGGAGATATGACCGGAGAAACAACACAAGAATTTAAACGCGAACTCGGATTATTCGATTCCACAATGATTGTAATTGGTTCAATGATCGGTTCGGGAATCTTTATTGTAAGTGCGGATATATCGCGCACAGTTGGTTCAAGCGGTTTGTTGCTGTTAGTCTGGCTGATCACCGGTGTAATAACAATCATTGGTGCTCTTAGTTACGGCGAGCTTGCCGCAATGATGCCGCATGCCGGCGGGCAGTATGTCTATCTCCGCGAGTCTTACAATCCATTAATCGGATTTTTATACGGCTGGACTTTATTCCTTGTAATACAAACGGGAACTATAGCTGCAGTCGCTGTTGCATTTGCAAAATTTACCGCGGTTATTTTCCCTTGGTTTAGTTCTACAAATATTCTATTTGCGCCTTTAGGTTTGAAAATACATGCCGGACAAATTCTTGCCATTGCTTCAATAATTGTTCTAACTTATATAAATATACGCGGATTGCATCAAGCTAAGATTGTTCAAGGACTTTTTACAACTGCAAAAACTCTTGCACTATTTGGATTGATTCTTCTCGGTTTATTTATCGGATCGAACTCACAGGCAATCAGCGCAAACTTTTCAAATATCTGGCAAGGAAAGTGGATTCACCTTGTTGATGGAAAAATCGGGTGGGTAGAATCTCTAACCGGATTTTCAATTATAGCGGCAATCGGTGTTGCTATGGTTGGTTCGATTTTCTCAAGTGTCGCCTGGGAAAATATTACATTCACCGCAAGCGAAATTAAAAACCCGAAAAGAAATATTCCGCTAAGTTTATTCTTTGGAACTTTGATTGTAATAACTCTTTACTGTCTTGCTAACGTTGCTTATCTGGTTGTTCTTCCATTAGTAGGAAACCCGGCTGGAAAAGATGTAATGAGTATGGGGATTCAATTTGCTGCAGAAGATAGAGTTGGAACGGCGGCGGCAAATTTAATTTTTGGCGAACCCGCCGCAATTATAATGGCTCTGTTAATTATGGTCTCAACATTCGGATGCAATAACGGATTGATACTTGCCGGTGCGAGGGTTTACTATGCGATGGCAAAAGATAAATTATTTTTCAAATCAACAGGTACATTGAATAAAAATTCAGTTCCGTCAAAAGCATTGATCATTCAAGGAGTATGGGCAAGTTTGCTTTGTCTCTCCGGTTCATATTCACAACTTCTTGATTACGTTGTCTTTGCTGTCCTTATCTTTTACATTCTTACAGTTGTTGGAATATTTATTCTTCGGAAAAAACAACCGAATGCCGAGCGACCTTACAAAGCTTTCGGTTATCCGGTGCTGCCGATTCTTTATATATTCTTAGCGGCATCTGTTGCTGTTATACTACTTCTTTACAAGCCGGAATACACATGGCCGGGACTAATAATTGTATTGCTCGGAATTCCGGTTTTTTACGGTTGGAATTATTTCCAGAAAAGATACGCAAAATAG
- the htpG gene encoding molecular chaperone HtpG — MTESTKKYEFKAEVKKLLDILVHSLYTSREIFLRELISNASDALDKLRFESNRGTEMFDKDLPLEIKIEFDEKKKLLTITDTGIGMTHDELITNIGTIAKSGTEEFVRLIAETKADASNIIGKFGVGFYSVFMVAHEVIIKTKSFRNDEKAVEWKSDGLGEYEIIELDEKLPRGTKVEVYLKDDAAEFAEKWRLENIIKKHSNFISYPIFLEKEKINTVSALWREPKSSITKEQYDEFYKFLSYDSEGPIDVIHKSVDAPIQFNVLLFIPKKSNDFFWQDRENYGLDLYVRRVLIQHKNKELLPEYLSFVKGVVDSEDLPLNISRETLQENVVFTKIASSVSSTIFNYLSEKAKNDSTAYNDFWKEHGKIFKLGYSDFANHDKYLDLIRFNSSFCKDKDELTSLADYTTRMKEGQKEIYFITGTNRDAIKLDPHMEIFKNKGLEVLYLIDPIDEFVVQSIRKYKEFDFKSADSADSKKMSDIKNVEEKKNDIEELTKDDEKHFFSLLSKMKSILSDRVEDVVKSDRLVDSASCIVSKDEGLSAAMQKILRMTNKEMGQQKKIFEVNPNHKLVRNLIKVFKADSNDDFIVNVTEQLFESALLQEGSLDDPHTLIQRLNKSLEQSSEWYVEVKKIN; from the coding sequence ATGACTGAAAGCACCAAAAAATATGAGTTCAAAGCTGAGGTTAAGAAACTTCTTGATATACTCGTTCACTCATTATATACAAGCAGAGAAATTTTTCTGAGGGAATTGATTTCTAATGCCTCGGATGCATTGGATAAATTGCGCTTCGAATCGAACCGCGGAACTGAAATGTTCGACAAAGATTTACCGCTCGAAATAAAAATAGAATTCGATGAGAAGAAGAAACTTCTAACAATTACCGATACGGGAATCGGAATGACACATGACGAATTAATAACAAACATCGGGACGATCGCGAAATCCGGCACCGAGGAATTTGTACGATTAATCGCAGAGACTAAAGCCGATGCGAGCAATATAATTGGAAAATTCGGAGTGGGGTTCTATTCCGTTTTCATGGTAGCGCATGAAGTAATTATTAAAACAAAATCTTTCCGCAATGATGAGAAAGCTGTAGAGTGGAAATCCGATGGACTTGGAGAGTATGAAATAATTGAACTCGACGAAAAACTTCCGCGCGGTACTAAAGTTGAAGTTTATCTAAAAGATGACGCCGCTGAGTTTGCGGAGAAGTGGCGCCTTGAAAACATAATTAAGAAGCATTCTAATTTTATATCATACCCAATATTTTTGGAAAAAGAAAAAATTAATACGGTCAGTGCTCTCTGGCGTGAACCTAAAAGTTCAATTACAAAAGAACAATATGATGAGTTCTATAAATTCTTGAGTTACGATTCTGAAGGTCCGATAGATGTTATTCACAAATCTGTTGACGCGCCGATTCAATTCAACGTTTTGCTTTTCATTCCTAAAAAGAGTAATGATTTCTTCTGGCAGGATAGAGAGAATTACGGTTTGGATCTTTATGTCCGCCGTGTTTTGATCCAGCACAAGAATAAAGAATTGTTGCCGGAGTATTTAAGTTTTGTAAAAGGTGTTGTGGATTCAGAAGATTTACCTCTTAATATATCGCGTGAGACGCTACAAGAGAATGTTGTCTTTACAAAAATCGCTTCGAGTGTTTCAAGCACGATCTTTAATTACCTATCGGAAAAAGCTAAGAACGATTCTACCGCTTACAATGATTTTTGGAAAGAACATGGGAAGATATTTAAACTTGGTTACAGTGACTTCGCAAATCACGACAAGTATTTAGATTTGATCCGTTTCAATTCTTCTTTCTGCAAAGATAAAGATGAGCTTACGTCATTAGCCGATTATACAACGCGTATGAAAGAAGGTCAAAAGGAAATTTATTTTATAACCGGTACAAATCGTGATGCAATTAAGTTGGATCCGCATATGGAGATCTTTAAAAACAAGGGATTAGAAGTTCTTTATCTCATTGATCCGATTGATGAATTTGTGGTTCAATCAATCCGTAAATACAAGGAATTTGATTTCAAATCTGCCGATTCAGCCGATTCAAAGAAAATGAGCGATATAAAAAATGTCGAAGAAAAGAAAAACGATATTGAAGAACTGACAAAGGATGATGAGAAACATTTCTTCAGTCTTCTTTCAAAAATGAAATCAATCTTATCCGACCGGGTTGAAGACGTTGTGAAATCCGACCGTTTGGTTGACAGCGCATCATGCATTGTCTCTAAGGATGAAGGCTTATCCGCCGCAATGCAGAAGATTTTGAGGATGACGAATAAAGAGATGGGACAGCAGAAAAAAATATTCGAGGTAAATCCAAATCATAAATTGGTAAGAAACCTGATAAAGGTATTTAAAGCCGATTCGAACGATGATTTCATTGTAAACGTAACAGAACAACTTTTTGAATCAGCACTTCTCCAGGAAGGAAGTCTGGACGATCCGCATACTTTAATTCAACGACTTAATAAATCGTTGGAACAGTCAAGCGAATGGTATGTGGAGGTTAAAAAAATTAATTAG
- the tatA gene encoding twin-arginine translocase TatA/TatE family subunit, whose protein sequence is MGNLGPTEIILIVLVLILLFGGKKIPELMKGIGEGVKQFKKGLNEDDKKKDTKE, encoded by the coding sequence ATGGGAAATTTAGGTCCTACAGAGATAATTCTAATTGTACTTGTTCTTATTTTATTATTCGGCGGTAAAAAAATTCCCGAGTTGATGAAAGGAATCGGCGAAGGAGTAAAACAATTCAAAAAAGGATTGAACGAGGACGATAAAAAGAAAGATACCAAAGAGTAG